From the Senegalimassilia faecalis genome, one window contains:
- a CDS encoding TM2 domain-containing protein → MDSMNNRSAAEEVAAAEAEVRAAQARLDAARARMASEQATSPQVEAQPQQPYGTAQQQPPYTQPGQGTGAQPYVQPGQTPTGTQQPYGAQQPYAQPQPGAYGAPQNPYAQQYQQPYVAPTVGEKDHVAAGLLAIFLGWLGVHKFYLGYNTSGFIMLGVSVLGGIVTLSVAVWAIWVIAIVEGIFYLTKSQTEFEQMYVLNKREWF, encoded by the coding sequence ATGGACTCGATGAACAATCGCAGCGCGGCCGAAGAGGTTGCGGCGGCAGAAGCGGAAGTGCGTGCGGCGCAGGCGCGTCTGGACGCGGCGCGGGCGCGCATGGCAAGCGAGCAAGCGACATCGCCGCAGGTCGAAGCCCAGCCGCAGCAGCCGTATGGCACCGCACAGCAGCAACCGCCGTACACGCAGCCTGGTCAGGGCACTGGCGCGCAGCCCTACGTGCAACCTGGTCAGACGCCCACCGGCACACAGCAACCTTATGGTGCGCAGCAGCCCTATGCGCAGCCGCAGCCGGGTGCGTACGGCGCACCGCAAAACCCATACGCGCAGCAATATCAGCAGCCCTACGTAGCCCCCACGGTCGGCGAAAAAGATCACGTTGCCGCAGGTCTTTTGGCTATTTTCCTGGGATGGCTGGGCGTGCACAAGTTCTATCTGGGCTACAACACGTCCGGGTTCATCATGCTGGGCGTGTCGGTGCTCGGCGGCATCGTCACGCTGTCCGTGGCGGTGTGGGCCATCTGGGTCATCGCCATCGTCGAGGGCATCTTCTACCTCACAAAATCTCAAACCGAGTTCGAGCAAATGTACGTCCTCAACAAACGCGAGTGGTTTTAA
- a CDS encoding carbon starvation CstA family protein — MNALLILLVAAVILVIGYVCYGGWLAKQWGVDPKRPTPAHELEDGVDYVPAPPYVVLGHHFSSIAGAGPINGPIQAAVFGWVPVLLWVLIGGIFFGAMHDFGSLFASLRHKGQTLAVVVAENIDNTAKKLFCIFAYLTLLLVVAAFASIVANTFAVSATAAAASNLANEQTAMISIIFIGVAVVYGFLTRGRNIPGPVNIVTAIILIIIMVAIGYNLPLMGISLALDYNTWMIILGVYILIASVAPVWILLQPRDYLSSYLLYGMIILAVIGIVGASLMGAATNLQIPAFTGFVATNAAFDASTGQALVDEAGKAITNKAAASGFLFPALFITIACGAISGFHSLVASGTTSKQLDKESQAQPIGYGGMLIECLLAVISLCAVGFVWSKYAAGGYASPTAVFADGLSQMLACIPGLADVQGLAYALLILAVSAFCLTSLDTATRLARYMFQELWTPVDTKPEDLTGARKVMANPYVATIITVVIGVFLGMTGYTIIWPLFGAANQLLAALALLAVAAWLGNAGRNNKMFFVPMAFMLAATLTSLGITFYQKMLLIMKGGDIFAPAVQAILAVLLFVLAVVLAVKGVKTIVATVKRNAA; from the coding sequence ATGAACGCATTGCTTATCCTCCTTGTTGCTGCGGTCATCCTGGTCATCGGCTATGTGTGCTACGGTGGCTGGCTTGCCAAGCAATGGGGAGTTGACCCGAAGCGCCCGACTCCGGCCCATGAGCTGGAAGACGGCGTAGACTACGTGCCCGCGCCGCCCTACGTGGTGCTGGGCCACCATTTCTCGTCCATCGCCGGCGCAGGCCCCATCAACGGCCCCATCCAGGCGGCCGTGTTCGGCTGGGTGCCCGTGCTTTTGTGGGTGCTCATCGGTGGCATCTTCTTCGGCGCTATGCACGACTTCGGTAGCTTGTTCGCGTCGCTGCGCCATAAGGGCCAGACGCTGGCCGTTGTTGTTGCCGAGAACATCGACAACACGGCGAAGAAGCTGTTCTGCATCTTCGCGTATCTGACGTTGCTGCTGGTCGTTGCCGCATTTGCCTCCATCGTTGCCAACACGTTCGCCGTCAGCGCCACCGCTGCCGCCGCGTCGAACCTGGCCAACGAGCAGACGGCTATGATCTCGATCATCTTCATCGGCGTGGCCGTGGTGTACGGCTTCTTGACCCGTGGCCGCAACATCCCCGGCCCGGTGAACATCGTCACCGCCATCATCCTGATCATCATCATGGTTGCCATCGGCTACAACCTGCCGCTCATGGGCATTTCCCTGGCGCTTGATTACAACACCTGGATGATCATCCTGGGCGTGTACATCCTTATCGCCTCCGTTGCCCCCGTGTGGATTCTGCTGCAGCCGCGCGATTACCTGTCCAGCTACCTGCTGTACGGCATGATCATCCTGGCCGTCATCGGCATCGTGGGCGCATCGCTCATGGGTGCCGCCACGAACCTGCAGATCCCCGCGTTCACCGGCTTTGTTGCCACGAACGCCGCCTTCGACGCTTCCACCGGCCAGGCACTGGTCGACGAGGCGGGCAAGGCCATCACGAACAAGGCCGCCGCTTCTGGCTTCCTGTTCCCCGCGCTGTTCATCACCATCGCGTGCGGCGCCATCTCCGGCTTCCACAGCCTGGTTGCTTCGGGTACCACGTCCAAGCAGCTGGATAAGGAAAGCCAGGCGCAGCCCATCGGCTACGGCGGCATGCTCATCGAGTGCCTGCTGGCCGTCATCTCGCTGTGCGCCGTCGGCTTCGTGTGGAGCAAGTACGCCGCGGGCGGCTACGCTTCTCCGACCGCTGTTTTCGCTGACGGCCTGTCCCAGATGCTCGCGTGCATCCCTGGCCTGGCCGACGTGCAGGGTCTGGCATACGCGCTGCTCATCCTGGCCGTTTCCGCGTTCTGCCTCACTTCGCTCGATACCGCAACCCGCTTGGCTCGCTACATGTTCCAGGAGCTGTGGACGCCCGTCGACACGAAGCCCGAGGACCTCACGGGCGCGCGCAAGGTTATGGCGAACCCCTACGTTGCCACCATCATCACCGTGGTCATCGGCGTGTTCCTGGGCATGACCGGCTACACCATCATCTGGCCGCTGTTCGGTGCTGCTAACCAGCTGCTGGCCGCCCTGGCTCTGCTGGCCGTGGCTGCATGGCTGGGCAACGCGGGCCGCAACAACAAGATGTTCTTCGTGCCCATGGCCTTCATGCTGGCCGCCACGCTGACCTCGCTGGGCATCACGTTCTACCAGAAGATGCTGCTCATCATGAAGGGCGGCGACATCTTCGCCCCCGCCGTGCAGGCAATCCTGGCTGTGCTGCTGTTCGTGCTGGCCGTGGTGCTGGCCGTCAAGGGTGTGAAGACCATCGTGGCCACCGTCAAGCGCAACGCCGCGTAA
- a CDS encoding PRC-barrel domain-containing protein codes for MASKLITTKELTGTRVIGGKKGTKRIGKVRRFVFHPKEKRVIGFVVKRPDLLWMFHRSDLFVPIDGYDLVDGRIVIRPEAATSGKAYCKQAGLNWDDCVLWVGLPVMSQDGESYGYVGNVTFNRLTGTVKSFETDNGAASNTLLGKRTIPADMVRGFKRGVGAALAQMGDEGTETDEVQLGAMLVSNEVADLNSEGGVAEAAGAATAVAVDKVHTTVDKAKPVVSNAAKKTGEAVNKGAYATGKQISKSKHMFQDFKSEYDKAVAPSGTTKKTSSSSTKKTTSTAKKKAAPKKKNMFASFKEEYDKARNGD; via the coding sequence ATGGCGAGCAAACTCATCACCACAAAAGAGCTGACCGGCACGCGCGTAATCGGCGGCAAGAAAGGCACGAAGCGCATCGGCAAGGTGCGTCGTTTCGTGTTCCACCCGAAGGAGAAGCGCGTCATCGGGTTCGTGGTGAAGCGTCCCGACCTGCTGTGGATGTTCCACCGCTCGGACCTGTTCGTGCCCATCGACGGCTACGACTTGGTGGACGGGCGCATCGTCATTCGCCCCGAAGCGGCAACCAGCGGCAAGGCGTACTGCAAGCAAGCGGGCCTGAACTGGGACGATTGCGTGTTGTGGGTTGGCCTGCCCGTCATGTCCCAAGACGGCGAGTCCTATGGTTACGTGGGCAACGTCACTTTCAATCGCCTCACCGGCACGGTCAAATCGTTCGAAACCGATAACGGCGCCGCGTCCAACACGCTGCTGGGCAAGCGCACCATTCCGGCGGACATGGTGCGCGGCTTCAAGCGCGGCGTGGGCGCAGCGCTTGCACAGATGGGCGACGAAGGCACCGAAACCGACGAGGTGCAGCTGGGCGCCATGTTGGTGTCGAACGAAGTTGCCGACCTGAACAGCGAAGGCGGCGTGGCCGAGGCGGCCGGCGCCGCAACTGCGGTGGCCGTGGACAAGGTGCACACCACCGTTGACAAGGCCAAGCCCGTCGTCAGCAACGCCGCGAAGAAAACCGGCGAGGCCGTGAACAAGGGCGCCTACGCCACGGGCAAGCAGATCAGCAAGTCCAAGCACATGTTCCAGGACTTCAAGAGCGAGTACGACAAGGCCGTGGCACCGTCGGGCACCACGAAGAAAACGTCGTCTTCCAGCACGAAAAAGACCACGTCAACGGCCAAAAAGAAAGCTGCTCCCAAAAAGAAGAACATGTTCGCATCGTTCAAGGAAGAGTACGACAAGGCCCGCAACGGCGACTAA
- the serS gene encoding serine--tRNA ligase has product MLDLKFVRENQEAVAEAMKNRHASWDASRFSELDEARRAAITEEEALQAERNATSKSIGQMMAAGNKEEAEAAKERVRQINDQLAEVSAKREAADSELHDILLHTPNMPADTTPVGDDENDNPEVRRWGTPRDFEAEGITMKPHWDLGADLHLLEPERAVKLAASRFVLLRGQAARLERAIINFMADTHSSRGYTEWWCPAMANSNTLTGTGQLPKFEDDLFKTREGLYLIPTAEVQLTNIHAGEVLDAADLPLHYCAYTPCFREEAGSAGRDTRGLIRVHQFDKVEMVKYAKPEESYDELESMVNDAENILQLLGLPYRVISLCTGDIGFSAAKTYDLEVWLPSYGAYKEISSCSNCVDFQARRANIKYRDPENFKGTRYVHTLNGSGLAVGRTMAAIMENYQQADGTIKVPEVLVPYMGGVEVIGDQA; this is encoded by the coding sequence ATGCTAGACCTAAAGTTCGTTCGCGAAAACCAAGAAGCCGTCGCCGAGGCGATGAAGAATCGTCATGCTTCATGGGACGCGTCGCGCTTCTCCGAACTTGACGAAGCCCGTCGTGCCGCCATCACCGAGGAAGAGGCCCTGCAGGCTGAGCGCAACGCCACGTCCAAAAGCATCGGCCAGATGATGGCCGCCGGCAACAAGGAAGAGGCCGAGGCCGCCAAGGAGCGCGTGCGCCAGATCAACGACCAGCTGGCCGAGGTGTCCGCAAAGCGCGAAGCCGCCGACTCCGAGCTGCACGATATCCTGCTGCACACGCCGAACATGCCGGCCGACACCACGCCGGTGGGCGACGACGAAAACGACAACCCCGAGGTGCGCCGCTGGGGCACCCCGCGCGACTTCGAGGCCGAGGGCATCACCATGAAACCGCACTGGGATCTGGGCGCTGACCTGCACCTGCTTGAGCCCGAGCGTGCGGTCAAGCTTGCTGCCAGCCGCTTCGTGCTGCTGCGCGGCCAGGCTGCCCGCCTCGAGCGCGCCATCATCAACTTCATGGCCGACACGCATTCTTCCCGCGGCTACACCGAGTGGTGGTGCCCGGCCATGGCCAACTCCAACACGCTTACGGGCACGGGCCAGCTGCCGAAGTTCGAGGACGACCTGTTCAAGACCCGCGAGGGCCTCTACCTTATCCCCACGGCCGAGGTGCAGCTGACCAACATTCACGCCGGCGAGGTGCTTGATGCCGCTGACCTGCCGCTTCATTACTGCGCTTACACGCCGTGCTTCCGCGAAGAGGCCGGCAGCGCCGGTCGCGACACGCGCGGCCTTATCCGCGTGCACCAGTTCGACAAGGTGGAAATGGTGAAGTACGCCAAGCCCGAAGAAAGCTACGACGAGCTGGAGTCCATGGTCAACGATGCCGAGAACATCCTGCAGCTGCTGGGCCTGCCGTATCGCGTGATCAGCCTGTGCACCGGCGACATCGGATTCTCCGCCGCCAAGACGTACGACCTGGAGGTGTGGCTGCCCAGCTACGGCGCCTACAAGGAGATCAGCTCCTGCTCGAACTGCGTCGACTTCCAGGCGCGCCGCGCGAACATCAAGTACCGCGACCCTGAGAACTTCAAGGGCACGCGCTACGTTCACACGCTCAACGGCTCCGGCCTGGCGGTTGGTCGCACCATGGCCGCCATCATGGAGAACTACCAGCAGGCCGATGGCACCATCAAGGTGCCCGAAGTGCTGGTGCCCTATATGGGCGGCGTCGAGGTCATCGGCGACCAGGCGTAG
- a CDS encoding beta/alpha barrel domain-containing protein, protein MPKITRDQVKVPADVLADVRETYVDNYMKATRGTGRLMLFACDQKVEHLNKDFYGEGIDIADAEPEHLFKIGDQGVCGVLAGQRGLIAQYAADYPNINYLVKMNSKTNLVKTAQEDPYSPQLYDLDAVLAMRENGVNIVGLGYTIYLGSEYESTMLAEAGELIAAAHANGLLVVLWIYPRGKAVTAEKDPDLIAGAAGVALCLGADFVKVNPPKPEGDDKRTPAEALKIASMAAGRTGLVCAGGSTVDAETFLTQLHDQIHVGGADGNATGRNIHQRSLDEAVRLTKAISAITLADYTVADALKVFNGEADFAWED, encoded by the coding sequence ATGCCCAAGATCACTCGCGACCAGGTGAAGGTACCTGCCGACGTCCTGGCTGACGTCCGCGAGACGTACGTCGACAACTACATGAAGGCCACCCGTGGGACCGGCCGCCTCATGTTGTTCGCGTGCGACCAGAAAGTTGAGCATCTGAACAAGGACTTCTACGGCGAGGGAATCGACATCGCCGACGCCGAGCCCGAGCATCTCTTCAAGATCGGCGACCAGGGTGTGTGCGGTGTTTTGGCTGGTCAGCGCGGCCTAATTGCGCAGTACGCTGCCGATTACCCCAACATCAACTACCTGGTGAAGATGAACTCCAAGACCAACCTGGTCAAAACGGCCCAGGAAGATCCGTACAGCCCGCAGCTGTACGACCTGGACGCCGTGCTGGCCATGCGCGAAAACGGCGTAAACATCGTTGGCCTGGGCTACACCATCTACCTGGGCAGCGAATACGAGTCCACCATGCTGGCTGAAGCTGGCGAGCTCATTGCCGCCGCTCATGCGAACGGCCTGCTGGTGGTGCTGTGGATCTACCCGCGCGGCAAGGCCGTTACCGCCGAGAAGGACCCGGACCTCATCGCCGGCGCTGCTGGCGTGGCGCTGTGCTTGGGTGCCGACTTCGTGAAGGTCAACCCGCCCAAGCCGGAAGGCGACGACAAGCGCACGCCTGCCGAGGCGCTGAAGATCGCTTCCATGGCTGCGGGCCGCACGGGCCTGGTGTGCGCCGGCGGTTCCACCGTTGACGCCGAGACGTTCCTCACCCAGCTGCACGACCAGATTCACGTGGGCGGTGCCGACGGTAACGCCACCGGCCGCAACATCCACCAGCGCAGCCTGGACGAGGCCGTTCGTCTGACGAAGGCCATCAGCGCCATCACGCTGGCCGACTACACCGTTGCCGACGCCCTGAAGGTGTTCAACGGCGAAGCCGATTTCGCCTGGGAAGACTAG
- a CDS encoding D-alanine--D-alanine ligase family protein — translation MGLKIAVLAGGTFESERSVAAANDVIAALKEAEHEPELVMVDGGLVDTLLRSQPDVAINCLRGADGESGDIQDALEAANVPCVGSSAAVCRRAYDKAGLAEALQAYHNLTEDVTTAVTAQSLTLSRRAFEAWGAEAVLSQVESRISSGYPLCVKPASASAAQGVCRVENAEQLSEALHEALKLADRALVQQWVEGVELTVPVIGTGWNAFALPPVEIVPNAGWYDAAARATAGAVELHTPVRNASLSPSEPDAQAIRAEIERAVLEVYRALGMRDCGCIDLIWDGAQAIILEATANPNFAAEAPFAQAAKAAGLTLPNLLNELAESALDA, via the coding sequence ATGGGTTTGAAAATCGCAGTGCTAGCTGGGGGAACGTTCGAATCGGAGCGTTCGGTGGCCGCGGCGAACGACGTCATCGCAGCGCTGAAAGAAGCAGAACACGAGCCGGAACTTGTTATGGTTGACGGCGGCCTGGTGGACACGCTGCTGCGTTCCCAGCCCGATGTGGCCATCAACTGCCTGCGCGGAGCGGACGGCGAATCCGGCGACATCCAGGACGCCCTTGAAGCTGCCAACGTGCCATGCGTGGGCAGCAGCGCGGCCGTGTGCCGCCGCGCCTACGACAAGGCGGGCCTTGCCGAAGCGCTGCAGGCGTACCACAACCTTACGGAAGACGTGACCACCGCGGTTACGGCACAGTCGCTGACGCTGTCGCGCCGCGCGTTCGAAGCATGGGGTGCCGAAGCGGTGTTGTCCCAGGTAGAAAGCCGTATTTCAAGCGGCTATCCTCTGTGCGTGAAACCTGCAAGCGCCAGCGCCGCCCAAGGCGTTTGCCGCGTGGAGAACGCCGAGCAGCTTTCCGAGGCGCTGCACGAGGCCCTGAAGCTTGCCGACCGCGCGCTGGTGCAGCAGTGGGTCGAAGGCGTCGAACTGACCGTTCCCGTTATCGGCACGGGCTGGAATGCGTTCGCGCTGCCGCCGGTGGAGATTGTGCCGAACGCCGGCTGGTACGACGCCGCCGCGCGCGCAACCGCCGGCGCCGTGGAGCTCCATACGCCCGTGCGCAACGCGTCTTTGTCCCCCAGCGAGCCGGACGCCCAGGCCATCCGCGCCGAAATCGAGCGCGCTGTGCTGGAGGTCTACCGCGCGCTCGGCATGCGCGACTGCGGCTGCATCGACCTGATCTGGGACGGCGCCCAGGCCATCATCCTCGAGGCCACCGCGAACCCCAACTTCGCCGCCGAAGCCCCGTTCGCCCAAGCGGCAAAAGCCGCCGGCCTCACGCTGCCCAACCTGCTTAACGAACTGGCCGAAAGCGCCCTCGACGCATAA
- a CDS encoding YtxH domain-containing protein: protein MSNKLGIFLAGGVAGAAVALLCAPRTGQEARTLVAEKVNAAWGQAQNIGADAGSNAQHAYQNVAARGQEVVSNVQARGQEVAGQAAARVQEVAAKVKPSFTQDNDELREKIEAARQRIANQVAKNAEESGEAAEAPVEVAAEAVEPEPAAAADAEPAPAAEEKAEEE from the coding sequence ATGAGCAACAAACTCGGTATTTTCCTGGCAGGCGGCGTTGCTGGCGCTGCAGTGGCTTTGCTGTGCGCCCCCCGCACGGGTCAGGAAGCTCGCACGCTGGTTGCGGAAAAGGTGAACGCTGCTTGGGGCCAGGCGCAGAACATCGGCGCTGATGCTGGCTCGAACGCTCAGCATGCGTACCAAAACGTTGCTGCTCGCGGTCAAGAAGTCGTGTCCAACGTGCAGGCTCGCGGCCAGGAAGTTGCTGGTCAGGCGGCTGCTCGCGTGCAGGAGGTTGCCGCAAAGGTGAAGCCGTCCTTCACGCAGGACAACGACGAGCTGCGCGAGAAGATCGAAGCCGCTCGCCAGCGTATTGCCAACCAGGTTGCCAAGAACGCCGAGGAATCCGGCGAAGCAGCCGAGGCTCCGGTCGAGGTTGCCGCTGAGGCCGTCGAGCCCGAGCCCGCGGCCGCGGCAGACGCCGAGCCCGCACCTGCAGCCGAGGAAAAGGCCGAAGAAGAATAG
- a CDS encoding LuxR C-terminal-related transcriptional regulator, translated as MGNAKRENSLLFCALALFFFVFLESTLFFQTNLAQHGGHAPFLLQLPIQGASTLGLLAFPLKNRLVGEKGRPVFMGVVTVLGVACLVGVAFASSPLVIACTGAGGFFLIGLAGATAYWATCVRSRNIARFATLIGGSHALGVLAQIPLFKFTSNHLIEAVVLSAGIIALGAINARIWPPRSALADFSAQREQRGGNHLVSSKFAGWRLDHMTPRTAVIAIFALVLLFSVLFNTLYTFIDIGSPWTSQYTNVTPRVLMAVGGFAGGVLFDLHRARYLGIVMFWMMLLSVGAMLGVEAGGPYVIGEVVYFLGSGVFMTFYTTMFIWIAQLLRAPDLWCSMGRALNNVTAIAIGAPALLVIDLTSPVAVIALLIPLIIGINALLFAAGMLDLHPRPRGDEVAGHTGQQAGVPGSAGNITPGQTEVGEYTPAAGNTMPGPDGSDASAQRAADGMPEAAEGPTPGAAPSADDAAIDPEAHLADFAGRFSLTPREIEVLATVTADERPLKHVAADMGISLRVLQRHLTSLYQKTGTQSRVGLTKLFWEQLPPPRHPPRAISHAVGESREGYATNRQTPRNRSPASPLRAAPFDPYAP; from the coding sequence ATGGGCAACGCGAAACGTGAAAACAGCCTGCTCTTTTGCGCACTTGCGTTGTTCTTCTTCGTGTTCCTTGAGTCGACGCTGTTCTTCCAAACCAACCTAGCTCAACACGGAGGGCACGCTCCCTTCCTCTTGCAGCTCCCCATCCAAGGCGCCAGCACCCTGGGCCTTCTGGCCTTTCCCCTCAAGAACCGTCTTGTCGGCGAAAAAGGCCGACCTGTGTTCATGGGAGTCGTCACCGTCCTTGGGGTCGCGTGCCTTGTCGGCGTCGCTTTCGCATCCTCGCCGCTGGTGATCGCGTGCACGGGTGCGGGCGGGTTCTTCCTTATCGGGCTCGCCGGCGCCACCGCGTACTGGGCAACGTGCGTGAGGTCGCGCAACATCGCGCGATTCGCAACGCTGATCGGAGGTAGCCACGCGCTCGGCGTGCTCGCGCAGATCCCCTTGTTCAAATTCACGTCGAACCACCTGATCGAGGCCGTCGTGCTTTCCGCGGGAATCATCGCCCTGGGCGCGATCAATGCGCGCATATGGCCGCCCCGATCCGCACTCGCAGACTTTTCCGCACAGCGGGAACAACGCGGAGGAAATCACCTCGTAAGCAGCAAGTTCGCCGGATGGCGTCTCGACCATATGACCCCTCGCACCGCCGTCATCGCGATCTTCGCCTTAGTGCTGCTGTTTTCCGTGCTGTTCAACACGCTCTACACCTTTATCGACATTGGCTCGCCCTGGACCAGCCAATACACCAACGTAACGCCCCGCGTTCTGATGGCCGTCGGAGGCTTTGCCGGCGGCGTGCTGTTCGACCTGCACCGGGCGCGTTACCTGGGCATCGTCATGTTCTGGATGATGCTGCTCTCGGTCGGCGCGATGCTCGGAGTGGAGGCAGGCGGGCCGTACGTCATCGGGGAAGTCGTCTACTTCTTGGGCTCAGGTGTGTTCATGACGTTCTACACCACGATGTTCATCTGGATAGCGCAGCTCCTGCGTGCCCCCGACCTGTGGTGCAGCATGGGACGAGCGCTCAACAACGTGACCGCCATCGCAATCGGCGCACCCGCGCTGCTGGTGATCGACCTGACGAGCCCCGTGGCCGTGATCGCGCTGCTGATTCCCCTGATCATCGGCATCAACGCGCTGCTCTTCGCCGCCGGCATGCTGGACTTGCATCCGCGCCCGAGGGGCGACGAAGTCGCAGGGCACACTGGGCAGCAAGCCGGCGTGCCTGGGTCCGCCGGCAATATCACGCCTGGTCAAACGGAGGTCGGCGAGTACACGCCTGCTGCCGGCAACACTATGCCCGGCCCCGACGGCAGCGACGCATCCGCCCAAAGGGCAGCTGATGGGATGCCGGAAGCCGCGGAGGGCCCGACACCCGGCGCCGCGCCCTCCGCAGACGATGCCGCCATCGACCCCGAAGCGCACCTTGCGGATTTCGCCGGCCGTTTCTCACTCACGCCGCGCGAGATCGAGGTGCTTGCCACCGTCACCGCCGACGAGCGCCCACTCAAGCATGTGGCCGCGGACATGGGCATCTCCCTGCGCGTGCTCCAGCGGCACCTGACCTCGCTCTACCAGAAAACCGGCACGCAATCCCGCGTCGGCCTCACGAAGCTGTTCTGGGAGCAGCTTCCCCCCCCCCGCCACCCCCCGCGCGCAATATCGCACGCCGTAGGAGAGTCCCGAGAAGGCTACGCCACCAACCGGCAAACCCCGCGAAACCGTTCACCCGCTTCCCCATTGCGAGCTGCCCCCTTCGACCCATACGCCCCGTAA
- a CDS encoding cyanophycin synthetase family protein: MAVDPVRVTRMEVHRGHLVCLVSFADAPRVTSASLMRRVLPAFPTLPQHACVNERGAMFAAVMDCTPLPHLLEHLVVDLQVRSQIAQHARVGTASRSVAPTASRTDAYAGSAAQAEPTPRERPIVGTSEWADERAGLARIDVSFADDQVALRAFRDAVAFLNETLRGAE, from the coding sequence GTGGCTGTCGACCCTGTTCGCGTCACGCGCATGGAGGTGCATCGCGGCCATCTGGTGTGCCTGGTGTCGTTTGCCGACGCACCGCGCGTGACGTCTGCAAGCTTGATGCGGCGCGTGTTGCCGGCGTTCCCGACGCTGCCGCAACATGCGTGCGTGAACGAGCGCGGCGCCATGTTCGCCGCCGTGATGGATTGCACGCCGCTGCCGCATCTGCTGGAACACCTGGTGGTTGACCTGCAGGTTCGCTCGCAGATTGCGCAGCATGCAAGGGTGGGCACGGCATCGCGCAGCGTTGCGCCCACCGCTTCGCGCACTGACGCGTACGCGGGCTCGGCCGCTCAAGCGGAGCCCACCCCGCGCGAGCGGCCGATTGTCGGTACCAGCGAATGGGCCGATGAGCGCGCCGGTCTTGCGCGCATCGATGTGTCGTTCGCCGACGATCAGGTTGCGCTGCGGGCGTTTCGCGATGCGGTGGCGTTCTTGAACGAAACGCTGCGCGGCGCGGAATAA
- a CDS encoding VTT domain-containing protein, producing MKRNKTIAAQSRKKQTASSRKRTKRAKQQTERGGRRQERKERVQERREVIRAKANEETELRGRPVRRGDIFKIVGLVAFVAIIGLLGWLLWPYIHTLFEPGGINEVINDVRNAGPLGFLILLALQFLQIVVAFIPGEATQMAAGILYGPWVGGLVILIGSILSSAFVFVVVHRLGAPFVRDMVSDKWLDKFERFEKSGKLELTVFVLFLIPAMPKDIFTYLVPLTSMRMRTFLVLSNVGRIPGILISTYAASGLVDGNVWGSIVTFAALAVVAVVCLIFRDQIVGAVEKLSKKK from the coding sequence ATGAAACGCAACAAAACTATCGCCGCTCAATCGCGCAAGAAGCAAACAGCAAGCTCCCGCAAGCGGACGAAGCGCGCAAAGCAGCAAACTGAACGCGGCGGTCGCCGCCAGGAACGAAAAGAGCGCGTGCAGGAGCGCAGAGAGGTCATTCGCGCAAAAGCCAACGAGGAAACGGAACTGCGCGGCAGGCCCGTGCGCCGCGGCGATATCTTCAAGATCGTCGGCCTGGTGGCATTCGTGGCCATAATCGGGCTGCTTGGCTGGCTTTTGTGGCCCTACATCCACACGCTGTTCGAGCCCGGCGGCATCAACGAGGTCATCAACGACGTGCGCAACGCCGGTCCGCTTGGCTTCCTCATTCTGCTGGCGCTGCAGTTTCTGCAGATCGTGGTGGCATTCATCCCCGGCGAGGCCACGCAAATGGCAGCCGGCATACTGTACGGCCCCTGGGTTGGCGGCTTGGTCATCCTTATCGGCAGCATCCTGTCAAGCGCGTTCGTGTTCGTGGTGGTGCATCGCTTGGGTGCGCCGTTCGTGCGCGACATGGTGTCGGACAAATGGCTCGACAAGTTCGAGCGCTTTGAGAAATCGGGTAAGCTTGAGCTGACGGTATTCGTGCTGTTCCTTATCCCCGCCATGCCGAAGGATATCTTCACGTACCTGGTGCCGCTGACCAGCATGCGCATGCGCACGTTTTTGGTGCTGTCGAACGTCGGCCGCATTCCGGGCATCCTCATTTCCACGTACGCGGCAAGTGGCCTGGTCGACGGCAACGTGTGGGGCAGCATCGTCACTTTCGCGGCGCTGGCCGTGGTGGCCGTGGTGTGCCTGATTTTCCGCGACCAGATTGTCGGCGCAGTTGAGAAGCTGTCGAAGAAGAAGTAG